Proteins encoded within one genomic window of Lynx canadensis isolate LIC74 chromosome B2, mLynCan4.pri.v2, whole genome shotgun sequence:
- the NKAPL gene encoding NKAP-like protein — MAPVSQSRYPEDAAGSRRRRRSSVGSPPSALAGCFPCGGRSRSHSRGREGLRPSWGVSGVGDPSPLGGSESRAQPSGPRNYAFSSSSVHSGGYRFHHHYAGDLQWAKEYEKKEESYRQRWLKERERIGELGAPEVWGLSPKFPEPDSDEHTPVEDEAVKSQETSSSDSSSEENGNTSRSKSKKKRKKKSKTKHRKHSDNSESNSDSDINSSSDDKKRAKKAKKKEKKKKHRAKRTKKKKNKKTKKESSDSSFKDSEGELPEDTWIEQSKITDTMDPIGPEAPVIHISQDEKPLNYGHALLPGEGAAMAEYVKAGKRIPRRGEIGLTSEEIASFECSGYVMSGRRHRRMEAVRLRKENQIYSADEKRALASFNQEERRKRENKMLASFREMVYRKTRGKDDK, encoded by the coding sequence ATGGCCCCGGTGTCCCAGTCCCGCTATCCCGAGGACGCCGCCGGCTCTCGGAGGCGGCGACGCAGCTCTGTGGGGAGCCCGCCGTCCGCGCTGGCCGGATGCTTCCCTTGTGGAGGCCGCTCCCGCTCTCACTCCCGCGGCCGCGAGGGCCTCAGGCCTTCGTGGGGGGTGTCGGGCGTTGGCGACCCGAGTCCGCTGGGCGGATCTGAGTCTCGGGCACAGCCTTCGGGGCCCCGCAACTACGCGTTCTCGTCCTCTTCCGTCCACTCTGGCGGATACCGCTTCCATCACCACTATGCGGGCGACCTGCAGTGGGCCAAAGAGtatgagaagaaggaggagagctATCGTCAGAGGtggctgaaagagagagagaggattgggGAGCTGGGAGCTCCTGAGGTGTGGGGGCTCTCTCCAAAGTTTCCTGAGCCGGATTCTGATGAACATACCCCAGTGGAGGATGAAGCGGTAAAGAGTCAGGAGACCAGCAGTTCAGATTCCAGCTCCGAAGAAAACGGGAATACCAGTCgttcaaaaagcaagaaaaaaagaaagaaaaagtctaaaACGAAACATAGGAAACATTCTGATAATAGTGAGAGTAATTCAGACTCCGACATTAATTCTAGTTCTGATGATAAAAAGAGGGCCAAAAAagccaagaagaaggaaaagaagaagaaacacagagcaaaaagaaccaagaaaaagaagaataagaagactAAGAAAGAATCCAGTGATTCAAGCTTTAAAGATTCAGAAGGGGAGTTGCCAGAAGATACCTGGATTGAGCAGTCAAAGATTACAGATACCATGGATCCAATAGGCCCAGAAGCACCTGTAATACATATCTCTCAAGATGAGAAACCTTTGAACTATGGCCATGCTCTGCTCCCAGGTGAAGGTGCAGCAATGGCTGAGTATGTGAAAGCTGGAAAGCGAATCCCACGAAGAGGTGAAATTGGGCTGACAAGTGAAGAGATTGCTTCATTTGAATGCTCAGGTTATGTCATGAGTGGTAGGAGGCATCGTAGAATGGAGGCTGTACGACTGCGTAAAGAGAACCAGATCTACAGTGCTGATGAGAAGAGAGCTCTTGCATCCTTTAACCAAGAAGAAAGacgaaagagagagaataagatgCTAGCTAGTTTCCGAGAGATGGTGTACAGAAAGACAAGAGGGAAAGATGACAAGTAA